One Desulfomicrobium apsheronum genomic region harbors:
- a CDS encoding acetate--CoA ligase family protein, translating to MKSPDYIDFKAITALFQLAHAESRNFLYEYEVYSLLSKSGAETPPRAHLLVRGARVSDEELMAIPGDKAVLKIVSPTIVHKTEVGGVRIVGKTAQGVRSAQRRMLYEVPENYAAWIERNPDAAPPSYRGLGGQALVAAISRDLKGVLQVQFMPPDSDTFGHELIVGLRRTREFGMVLSAGLGGTDTELYAQRFRKGQAIVAASTAMTDGQTFFELFRQTISYKKLAGLTRGQRRIVTDEQLIECFESFVAMANFYSPDNPDAPFIIEELEVNPFAFTDYLMVPLDGMCRFSLPESQPACRPVGKIHKLLHPERIGIVGVSASRRNFGRIILENILAQGFAPENVTILREGAPDQSGVRCVPDLTALPHKLDLLVVAVGAAQVPDLVEEIISRDAAHAVMLIPGGMGETEDSRERAAQVVARINQAHGEGDGGPIFLGANCMGVVSRPGRYDTWFIPEEKLPRDRGKPYRRAALVSQSGAFMLHRSSQCPELVPAYMISMGNQTDLTLGDMVSYFKDSDQVDVIAVYAEGFSDLDGLAFCRAVREAVMAGKEVVFYKAGRTPEGKSATSGHTASLAGDFMVCESCVRQAGAIVAQNFNQFQDLFLLAETLNSKKIRGNRLAAVSGAGFEAVGMADSIQSDDYSMQLAPFALESVDKIAGVLREKRLDALVSIVNPLDINPAADDDGHARIAAILAADPGVDAVVLGLDPLSPAMHTLADTDVAAFDLHAEGSIARLLPEVIRQSDKPIIGVIDGGRLYDPLRDVLMAAGVPVFPVCDRAVSALAQYIQARLYADVLRGGS from the coding sequence GTGAAATCACCCGACTATATCGACTTTAAGGCCATTACGGCCCTTTTCCAACTCGCCCACGCCGAATCCCGAAATTTTCTCTACGAATACGAAGTCTATTCCCTTCTCTCCAAATCCGGCGCCGAGACTCCTCCTCGGGCGCATTTGCTTGTTCGCGGGGCGCGGGTTTCGGATGAGGAGTTGATGGCCATTCCCGGGGACAAGGCGGTGCTCAAGATCGTTTCCCCGACCATCGTGCACAAGACCGAGGTCGGCGGGGTGCGGATTGTGGGTAAGACGGCGCAGGGTGTTCGTTCGGCCCAGCGGCGCATGCTTTATGAGGTGCCCGAGAACTATGCGGCCTGGATCGAGCGCAACCCTGATGCCGCGCCGCCTTCCTATCGGGGACTTGGCGGGCAGGCTCTGGTCGCGGCCATCAGCCGGGATTTGAAGGGGGTGCTGCAGGTGCAGTTCATGCCTCCCGACTCCGACACCTTTGGTCATGAGCTCATCGTGGGCCTGCGACGCACGCGCGAGTTCGGGATGGTTTTAAGCGCCGGGCTCGGCGGGACCGACACCGAGCTTTACGCCCAGCGGTTTCGCAAGGGGCAGGCCATTGTGGCGGCGTCCACGGCCATGACCGATGGGCAGACATTTTTCGAGCTTTTCCGCCAGACCATCTCCTACAAAAAATTGGCCGGATTGACCCGGGGGCAGCGCCGCATCGTCACTGACGAGCAGCTCATCGAGTGTTTTGAAAGCTTCGTGGCCATGGCCAATTTTTATTCGCCGGACAATCCGGACGCGCCCTTCATCATCGAGGAACTGGAGGTCAATCCCTTCGCCTTCACCGATTATCTGATGGTACCCTTGGACGGCATGTGCCGCTTTTCCCTGCCCGAGTCGCAACCCGCATGTCGCCCGGTGGGCAAGATCCACAAGCTGCTGCATCCGGAGCGCATCGGTATTGTCGGGGTTTCGGCTTCGCGGCGAAATTTCGGGCGCATCATTCTGGAAAACATCCTGGCCCAGGGCTTTGCCCCGGAGAACGTGACCATTCTGCGCGAAGGTGCCCCGGATCAAAGCGGGGTGCGGTGCGTGCCTGATCTGACCGCGCTGCCGCACAAGCTCGATCTTTTGGTCGTGGCCGTCGGCGCGGCTCAGGTGCCTGATCTGGTGGAGGAAATCATCAGCAGGGACGCGGCCCACGCGGTCATGCTCATTCCCGGCGGCATGGGCGAGACCGAGGACAGCCGCGAGCGGGCTGCGCAGGTGGTGGCGCGGATCAATCAGGCCCACGGGGAGGGCGATGGCGGGCCGATTTTTTTGGGAGCAAACTGCATGGGTGTGGTCTCGCGGCCCGGGCGGTACGACACCTGGTTCATCCCCGAGGAGAAGCTGCCGCGTGATCGGGGCAAGCCCTACCGCCGCGCGGCCCTGGTCAGTCAGAGCGGAGCCTTCATGCTGCATCGCAGCAGTCAGTGCCCGGAACTGGTGCCGGCCTACATGATTTCCATGGGTAACCAGACCGACCTGACCCTTGGCGACATGGTCAGCTATTTCAAGGATTCGGATCAGGTGGATGTCATCGCGGTCTATGCCGAAGGTTTCAGCGATCTTGACGGGCTGGCTTTTTGCCGGGCCGTGCGTGAGGCGGTCATGGCAGGCAAGGAGGTGGTCTTCTACAAGGCGGGCCGTACACCCGAAGGCAAGTCCGCCACCAGTGGGCACACCGCGTCACTGGCCGGGGACTTTATGGTCTGCGAGAGCTGCGTGCGTCAGGCCGGAGCCATCGTGGCCCAGAATTTCAACCAGTTTCAGGACCTTTTTCTGCTGGCGGAAACCCTGAATAGCAAGAAGATCCGGGGCAACCGTTTGGCGGCGGTGAGCGGAGCAGGATTCGAGGCGGTGGGCATGGCGGATTCCATCCAGAGCGACGACTATTCCATGCAGCTTGCGCCATTCGCCTTGGAAAGTGTGGACAAGATCGCCGGGGTGTTGCGGGAGAAGCGGCTGGACGCGCTGGTCAGCATCGTCAATCCGCTGGACATCAACCCCGCCGCCGACGATGACGGCCACGCGCGAATCGCCGCCATCCTGGCCGCAGACCCAGGGGTGGACGCCGTGGTTCTGGGTCTGGACCCTCTTTCTCCGGCCATGCACACCCTGGCTGATACCGATGTTGCGGCCTTTGACCTGCACGCCGAAGGCAGCATTGCACGGTTGCTGCCGGAAGTGATCAGGCAGAGCGACAAGCCCATCATCGGCGTCATCGACGGCGGCCGCCTTTATGACCCATTGCGCGACGTGCTCATGGCCGCAGGCGTGCCTGTTTTTCCGGTCTGCGACCGCGCTGTGTCAGCCCTGGCCCAGTACATTCAGGCCAGATTGTACGCTGATGTGCTGCGGGGTGGTTCCTAG
- the acs gene encoding acetate--CoA ligase, translating into MKRGLPRKENAMKETDMAYGEELVFRPLPQLVIEANVNPQEFATAQASAKADNLGYWEDAAQELDWFNKWDVVLDDSEAPRYQWFKGAQCNIVYNALDRHITTANKNKLALIWEGEAGDTKKYTYYELYREVNKLANAMRSLGLGKGDRVVLYMPLIPQTMMAMLACAKIGAVHCAVFAGFSAKALRQRITEVEAKLVVTADGFYRNGRIVNLKATVDEALVGGCDCVETVVVVNRAKLDVDMGEARDIWYDALVRQERSDAATEIMNSDDPLFILHTSGTTGEPKGIVHGHAGYMVGLHRSLDWVFDIKPTDIFWCTGDMGWITGHSYVVYGPLIAGTTTVMYEGHPLYPQADRMWDIVARYGVTILYTAPTVIRMLMRYGNQYPRMHDLSTLRLLASVGEPISPDTWLWFYKFIGHSQCPILDTWWQTETGGCMISPFPVSVLKPGSVHRPMPGIEVDIVDEDGNPVEAGVAGNLIVTRPWPSMLLDIFGKPELRDATYWPLGPGKYWAGDIATRDEDGLIWIHGRSDDVMNIAGHRIGNVELENAFLTHKAVADAAVIGIPDKIKGEVAKAYIVLQAEFAALDDRNEIIRMLKTHIRKEVGPVAVIRSMEFVEALPRTSSGKIVRRVLKAREAGVQVDLGAVVED; encoded by the coding sequence ATGAAACGCGGCCTGCCGCGCAAGGAGAACGCCATGAAAGAAACCGACATGGCCTATGGCGAAGAACTCGTCTTCCGCCCCCTGCCTCAATTGGTCATCGAGGCCAATGTCAATCCGCAGGAGTTTGCCACGGCCCAGGCATCGGCCAAGGCCGACAACCTGGGGTATTGGGAAGATGCGGCCCAGGAGCTGGACTGGTTCAACAAATGGGACGTGGTCCTGGATGACTCCGAGGCCCCTCGCTACCAGTGGTTCAAGGGCGCCCAGTGCAACATCGTGTACAACGCCCTCGACCGCCACATCACCACGGCCAACAAGAACAAGCTGGCGCTCATCTGGGAAGGCGAGGCAGGTGACACCAAGAAATACACCTACTATGAACTCTACCGCGAAGTGAACAAACTGGCCAACGCCATGCGTTCACTGGGCCTTGGCAAGGGCGACCGGGTGGTGCTCTACATGCCGCTCATCCCCCAGACCATGATGGCCATGCTCGCCTGCGCCAAGATCGGGGCCGTGCATTGCGCGGTGTTCGCCGGATTTTCCGCCAAGGCCCTGCGCCAGCGCATCACCGAGGTCGAAGCCAAGCTGGTGGTCACGGCCGACGGGTTCTACCGCAACGGGCGCATCGTCAACCTGAAGGCCACCGTGGACGAAGCGCTGGTGGGCGGGTGCGACTGCGTGGAGACCGTGGTCGTGGTCAACCGCGCCAAACTGGACGTGGACATGGGCGAGGCCCGCGACATCTGGTACGATGCCCTGGTCCGCCAGGAGCGCTCCGATGCGGCGACCGAGATCATGAACTCCGATGATCCGCTCTTCATCCTGCACACTTCCGGGACCACGGGCGAGCCCAAGGGCATCGTGCACGGCCACGCCGGATACATGGTCGGCCTGCACCGCTCGCTGGACTGGGTTTTCGACATCAAGCCCACGGACATCTTCTGGTGCACCGGCGACATGGGCTGGATCACCGGGCACAGCTACGTGGTCTACGGCCCGCTCATCGCCGGTACGACCACGGTCATGTACGAAGGGCACCCCCTCTACCCGCAGGCCGACCGCATGTGGGACATCGTGGCCCGTTACGGCGTGACCATCCTCTACACGGCGCCGACCGTCATCCGCATGCTCATGCGCTACGGCAACCAGTATCCGCGCATGCACGACCTCTCGACCCTGCGCCTCCTGGCCAGCGTGGGGGAACCGATTTCGCCCGATACCTGGCTCTGGTTCTACAAATTCATCGGCCACTCCCAATGCCCCATTCTCGACACCTGGTGGCAGACCGAAACCGGCGGATGCATGATCAGCCCCTTTCCGGTCTCGGTCCTGAAACCGGGCTCCGTTCACCGCCCCATGCCCGGCATTGAGGTGGACATCGTCGATGAGGACGGCAATCCCGTGGAAGCCGGAGTCGCGGGCAATCTCATCGTGACGAGGCCCTGGCCGTCCATGCTGCTTGATATTTTCGGCAAACCCGAACTCCGCGACGCGACCTACTGGCCCCTGGGGCCCGGCAAGTATTGGGCAGGGGACATCGCCACCCGCGACGAAGACGGCCTGATCTGGATCCACGGCCGCTCCGACGATGTCATGAACATAGCCGGGCACCGCATCGGCAACGTCGAACTCGAAAACGCATTCCTGACCCACAAGGCCGTGGCCGATGCGGCCGTGATCGGCATCCCGGACAAGATAAAGGGGGAGGTGGCCAAGGCCTACATCGTACTACAGGCGGAATTCGCGGCCCTGGACGACCGCAACGAGATCATCCGCATGCTCAAGACCCATATCCGCAAGGAAGTGGGGCCCGTGGCCGTAATCCGCTCCATGGAATTCGTGGAGGCCCTGCCCCGAACCAGCAGCGGCAAGATCGTGCGCCGGGTCTTAAAGGCCAGGGAGGCCGGGGTTCAGGTAGATCTGGGCGCTGTCGTGGAAGACTAG
- a CDS encoding LytR/AlgR family response regulator transcription factor has product MSKLKALLLHPDPEVRSQLRDMLSPVKEIAVLGEAVSSFEALEMLAFIPYDVFFMGTDLPHGVSGMELAAHLAQGDDPPALIFLATEEDQAFTAFELGAADYLLWPANANRFARSIERLRPLLPRKKASPPTQPLQARQHISEETVQLSMGDDEEEVFVNALRQAWDMSRERSPEIEKLPVNQEGRHILIPYTQIVYVEAYEDYSFVHTAQDRFLTSYRLKNLEARLRPHRFCRVHRKYLVNLDMVTEIASMPGGNFMLRTAGRKKIELPVSRRRIGELKKILQL; this is encoded by the coding sequence ATGTCCAAACTCAAAGCGTTGCTTCTTCACCCGGATCCCGAAGTCAGGTCTCAATTGCGAGACATGCTCTCTCCTGTCAAGGAGATTGCCGTGCTCGGGGAGGCCGTGTCCTCGTTCGAGGCCCTGGAGATGCTGGCTTTCATTCCCTACGATGTCTTTTTCATGGGCACCGATCTCCCGCATGGAGTCAGCGGCATGGAACTGGCCGCGCATCTGGCCCAGGGCGACGACCCGCCCGCGCTCATTTTTCTGGCCACGGAAGAGGATCAGGCCTTCACCGCCTTCGAGCTCGGCGCCGCCGACTACCTGCTCTGGCCCGCCAACGCGAACCGCTTCGCGCGCTCCATCGAGCGCCTGCGCCCGCTGCTTCCACGCAAGAAGGCATCCCCGCCGACCCAGCCCCTGCAGGCCCGTCAGCACATAAGTGAAGAAACCGTGCAATTGTCCATGGGCGACGACGAGGAAGAGGTCTTTGTCAACGCCCTGCGTCAGGCGTGGGACATGAGTCGGGAGCGTTCTCCGGAAATCGAAAAGCTGCCGGTCAATCAGGAGGGTCGCCACATCCTCATTCCCTACACCCAGATCGTGTACGTGGAGGCCTACGAGGACTACAGCTTCGTGCATACGGCCCAGGACCGCTTCCTGACATCCTACCGACTCAAGAATCTGGAAGCGCGCCTGCGGCCGCATCGATTCTGCCGGGTACACCGCAAGTATCTGGTCAATCTGGACATGGTCACGGAGATCGCATCCATGCCCGGCGGCAATTTCATGCTGCGCACGGCCGGACGCAAGAAGATCGAACTACCGGTCAGCAGGCGGCGCATCGGTGAACTGAAGAAAATTTTGCAGCTCTAG
- the lepA gene encoding translation elongation factor 4, with the protein MATQENIRNFSIIAHIDHGKSTLADRIMEKTGLISDRQKKDQYLDRMELEQERGITIKAQSVRIPYKAKDGRNYILNLIDTPGHVDFSYEVSRSLAACDGALLVVDATQGVEAQTLANVYMALDNDLEVLPVLNKIDLPSSEPERVAEEIEEVIGIDCTDIIKVSAKSGLGVEDLLERLVERVPPPKGDTDAPLKALIFDSWYDSYQGVVVLFRVLEGRIKTGQRVQMCATGKKFEVTKLGVFSPEPTDIKQLAAGEVGFMCGAIKELKDAQVGDTITDPDNPTASPFPGFKTIKPMVFCGLYPVEPAEYDTLKSALEKLQLNDAALYYEPETSQALGFGFRCGFLGLLHMEVIQERLEREFQAKLIATAPSVIYRVTRIDGVTFDIDNPSNLPPQEKIQSIAEPFVRMEIHVPNDYVGNVLGLCEEKRGIQKDMRYMTSTRVVISYELPFSEIVYDFFDRLKSVTKGFASLDYEVIDYRVADLVKLDVLINSEPVDAMAVIVHRSNAAYRGRALALKLKRVIHRQLFEIIIQAAVGSKIIARERVSPMRKNVTAKCYGGDITRKRKLLEKQKEGKKRMKRMGSVEIPQEAFLAALQSDE; encoded by the coding sequence ATGGCTACACAAGAAAATATCAGAAATTTCAGTATTATAGCCCACATTGATCATGGCAAGTCCACCCTGGCCGACCGGATCATGGAAAAGACGGGGCTCATCTCCGATCGCCAGAAAAAGGACCAGTACCTGGATCGCATGGAGCTGGAACAGGAGCGCGGCATCACCATCAAGGCCCAGAGTGTGCGCATTCCGTACAAGGCGAAAGATGGTCGCAACTATATCCTCAATCTCATCGACACGCCCGGTCATGTCGACTTTTCCTATGAGGTTTCGCGCAGCCTGGCCGCGTGCGACGGGGCGCTGCTGGTGGTAGACGCCACTCAGGGCGTGGAAGCCCAGACCCTGGCCAACGTTTACATGGCCCTGGACAATGACCTCGAAGTGCTGCCGGTCCTGAACAAGATCGACCTGCCCAGCTCCGAGCCGGAACGGGTGGCGGAGGAGATCGAGGAAGTCATCGGCATCGATTGCACCGATATCATCAAGGTTTCGGCCAAGTCCGGGCTTGGCGTGGAAGATCTGCTCGAACGGCTTGTCGAACGGGTGCCGCCGCCGAAGGGCGACACCGACGCCCCGCTCAAGGCCCTGATCTTCGACTCCTGGTACGATTCGTATCAGGGCGTGGTCGTGCTTTTCAGGGTCCTGGAAGGGCGGATCAAAACCGGGCAGCGCGTACAGATGTGCGCCACGGGCAAGAAGTTCGAGGTCACCAAGCTCGGCGTTTTTTCGCCCGAGCCCACGGACATAAAACAGCTCGCGGCGGGCGAGGTCGGCTTCATGTGCGGAGCCATCAAGGAGCTTAAAGATGCCCAGGTCGGCGATACCATCACCGATCCCGACAATCCCACAGCCTCCCCTTTCCCCGGATTCAAGACCATCAAGCCCATGGTTTTCTGTGGTCTCTATCCCGTGGAACCGGCGGAATACGACACCCTGAAGTCTGCGCTGGAGAAGCTGCAACTCAACGACGCCGCCCTGTACTACGAGCCCGAGACCTCGCAGGCGCTCGGCTTCGGGTTCCGTTGCGGGTTTCTGGGGCTCCTGCACATGGAGGTCATCCAGGAACGGCTTGAGCGCGAGTTTCAGGCCAAGCTCATTGCGACGGCTCCTTCGGTCATCTACCGAGTGACCCGTATTGACGGCGTGACCTTTGACATCGACAATCCGAGCAACCTGCCGCCGCAGGAAAAGATCCAGTCCATCGCCGAGCCCTTCGTCCGCATGGAGATTCACGTCCCGAACGACTATGTCGGCAACGTGCTGGGCCTTTGCGAGGAGAAGCGCGGCATCCAGAAGGACATGCGCTACATGACGTCCACCCGCGTGGTCATCAGTTACGAGCTGCCCTTCTCGGAGATCGTCTACGACTTCTTCGACCGCCTCAAGTCGGTGACCAAGGGCTTCGCTTCCCTGGACTACGAGGTCATCGACTACCGGGTGGCCGATCTGGTCAAGCTGGATGTGCTCATCAACAGCGAACCCGTGGACGCCATGGCCGTCATCGTGCACCGCTCCAACGCGGCGTACCGGGGCCGCGCCCTTGCACTGAAGCTCAAGCGGGTCATCCACCGCCAGCTGTTCGAGATCATCATCCAGGCGGCCGTGGGCAGCAAGATCATCGCGCGTGAGCGGGTTTCGCCCATGCGCAAGAACGTCACGGCCAAATGTTACGGCGGTGACATTACCAGAAAGCGCAAGCTCCTGGAAAAACAGAAAGAAGGCAAAAAGCGCATGAAGCGCATGGGCAGCGTGGAGATTCCGCAGGAAGCATTCCTGGCTGCCCTCCAGTCGGACGAATAG